The DNA region TATATCTCGCAGCTGCTATCGTGCGCCTAAAATTGAAGGAAAGCATCAAGACCGCCGAGAAAATAAGCATAAGAGAAGCACTACGAGCATATCCAAAAGCCATAAAAGAAGGAATAAACGTATGGAAAACAGTGCCACATTCGACACGGTTTCTATTTTTCTCTGAATTAATTATGCGTTTTTCAATTGCGATGACTCAAACGCTGTTCATGGTTTATGCTTTTTACGTGCTCCGGATAGGAGGCCCGCGTGAAGTTGACCCGACTTTTCAGTTGGCTCGCATAAATTGGGGTTATGTCATGATTGCTCTTTTCATCTGCATGATATTCTTGTCTTTGCCCGTAGGCAGACTAATTGACAAAATTGGCAGGAAAAGACCTTTACTAACAGCGAACCTTCTGATGATTCCAGCCATATTATTGTTTATTTTCGGAAATTACTTAACACTCTTCATATCCATGCCACTCGCTGGGTTCTCAATGCTTCTTGGTTTTTCGTCTTATCAAACAATGTATGCTGACCTTGTTCCACAATCAAAACGAGGAAAAATAACGGGTTCAGCTAACTTTTTCGCTTATATATTAATGGCTTTAGGTGCTGGTTTGGGCGGATTCTTGTATGATGATGTATCTCCTATGCTTCCGTTTTTGCTCACAGCCATTTTTGCAATTCCTTCTACAGTGTTGATATTATTTGTGCAAGAACCAAAACCGGAAGAAAGACAAGCGTGATTCGCATAATCTTGATGATCAACCGCTTCATTAAGAGAAAGCTGTGTTAGAAGAAAAATGAAGATGTAGATTATGGTTGTTAAAAGATTGGTGGAGAAACTTCTGCTATACTTCCTCACTATCACGTTTGCTAAAGTATAATATGTCACGGTGTTCCACATACCCGCATTCTTTGAACAACTTCTTTGATGCAGTGTTATAATCTTCGATTAAGGCGCAAAAAATTCCTAACCCATGCTTTCTAAATATTTGCTCTGATTCAGAAATCAGTGCTTTAGCAAAGCCGCGGTTTCTATAGTCGGGGTCAACTGCTAATCGGTTTATCCAGCCTTTTCGCATGTCACTGCTCAGAATCGCGACACCTACAAGGCGGTTATTTTCAAAAACTCCAAGAAAAAATTCTGGATTCGCCCTCATTTGCGCGGCTATCGCTTCTTTACTGTCTCTTCCTTTGGGTTTAAAAGGCAGGCCTGCTTTGCGCCAGAGCCGTACTATTTCCTCATAGTTGTCTATGGTTAGCTTCCGAATTTCCATGCAACCACACAGAGAGCGACGGAAGCCCCTATTCTTTTTCAACCTCTTTTACGACATCTACAATTATGTCTAATGCGGAATCAACGAGTTCTCGTGTAATGTTAAGTGGAGGCGCAACCCTAACTGTAGAAGCCCCACAAGCTATCACAGCAACTCCTCTTTTCCAAGCGCGCATCATGATTTCCGAAGCTTTTTTAGATTCAGGTTTTTTGCTTTCCTTGTTTTCCACAATCTCCATTCCGATCATTAAGCCTTTGCCCCTTACGTCACCGACTATCTCGCTTTTCTCTTTCAACTCTTCAAGTCTTTTAAGAATGTACGCGCCTTGTTTGGTTGCGTTTTCCAGAAGCCTTTCTTCCTTGATTATTTCTATTACAGCATTTGCAGCAACGCATGAGAGCGGATTACCACCGAAAGTGCTTGCATGAGAACCCCCAACCCAGTCCATAACTTTCGCTTTAGCTATGGTTGCACCTAATGGTAGTCCTGAAGCTAATGCTTTGGCGCTACAGATGATGTCTGGTTCAACGTTCCAGTGCTCAATTGCAAACCACTTCCCTGTTCTGCCCATACCAGACTGAACTTCATCGTCAATGAGTAGAATGCCATATTTGTCTGCGAGTTTCTTTAGCCGCTGGAAATATTCTGGTGGCGGAACCACATATCCTCCTTCTCCTTGAATAGACTCAAAAACAATGGCAACGACATCTTCCGGAGGAACATACTTCTGAAGGACAAACTCGTCAATGAAGTCTACACACCAATAGTGACACTCTGGATAGTTTAGTTTGAAGGGGCAACGATAACAGTACGCATACGGAACATGAGTAACGCCTGGCATAAGTGGGAAGAAATAGCGCTTTTGGGTGGGTTTACTAGCGGTGAAAGAAAGAGCGCCAATTGTACGCCCGTGAAATGCGCTTATGAACCCAATGAAAAGTTGCTTGCGAGTGTGCCATTTTGCAAGTTTGATTGCTGCTTCAATTGCTTCAGTTCCGCTGTTACCAAAGTAGACTTTTTTAGCGTCTTTTCCCGGCGTAATCGATGAGAGGTTTTCTGCGAGGTCAACCACTTCTTTATAGAAGAAGTCAGTGTTGGAATAGTGCAGAAAACGGTCACATTGATTCTTTATTGCTGCAATAACCTTTGGATGGTTATGACCAACATTTAGGCACACCAAGCCAGAATTGAAGTCTATGTATTCATTTCCATCCACATCTTTTACAATACAGCCTTTTCCAGACTCAACAACAAGCGGGTAAAACCGCACGTATGATGGCGAAATCAGTTCCTCATCTTTTTTTACGAGCGCTCTTGCTTTTGGTCCGGGTGGAGTAACAACGATTTTCGGGTAATTCATCTTAAATCACCAATAGGAGGAATAAAGTTTAGAAAAGGGGGTTTTATATAATTACCTATCTTTTTTGTCTAAAAATTATGATAGGTAAATAGTCCAAAATAGGTCAGTTGCACATTTTATTAGCACTTTGGAGGAAATTAAGACGGTTTATGGTCGCGCCACTGTAATCTCAATCGCTGAAACATTTGACTTTTGGCCTTCGCCCCGAGCTACTTCCTCTGTAGATATGTTGATACTTTGAAGTTGCAAATCTTTCAGAAACGCTCGCCGCAACAACTCAACAGTGTCAACAGCTCTACAAATCACTCGCCCTCTAGCTTTAACTGTAACCTTTTTGGCACCTGAGTTGAAAAAAGTTAAGCAAGCGACCACGTAGTTCATCACTGGTTTTTTGCCGATGAACACGACGTTATCGTTTGATTCTGGGTTCCGCTGTGGTTTAGCTGGTTTTTGGGCGGTTTCCTCCTTTCGCTTCTTTTCTGTCATATTTTACCTCCTTTTTCGCTGATTGCAAATGGATGGCATCGTAAAGCGGAGTATACATGGTTTTTGAGATTCTTATATTTTTCCGTGCAGTGTAGCGTCAGACAGACTGTTTGACGCCAATTTACGGTAACGTTCCCAGTCTTCATCAACCCACTGTTGGATCCTGTTTACGTCTTCTTCTGTTAAGTTGCGGAATCTGCCTTGCAATTGTAAATATTCCTTAACGGGTTTTCGTTTTGCTTTATCAATCAAACGGTCGCTTGGAGAATTAAGTTTGAACTTTCCATATTCAATTTCGTATAATGCCCACAAGCCAGTTTGAACGGCAAGGCGTCCAAGCTCTACTGTTCTGTTTGCGTCATAACGCCATCCTGTAGGGCATGGTGCTAAGACATGAATGTACTTTGTGCCTTTGATGTCTCTTGCCTTTCTCATCTTCTCTACAAAATCTATAGGATAGGAAGGGCAAGCAGTTGCAACGTAAGGTATTCTATGTGCAGCCATTATGAAAGGCATGTCTTTTTTCCTTTCTCTTTTTCCTGACGGAGTAGTTGTCGTCCAAGCACCGTAAGGTGTCGCTCCGCTTCGCTGCATCCCAGTATTACCATAAGCCTCGTTATCATAGCAAATGTAGATGAAGTTTGTCTCTCTTTCAGCCGCCCCGGACAAGGCTTGAATCCCAATATCAACTGTTCCACCGTCGCCAGCCCAACCGACAACCGTTATGTCTTCCATTTTCCGTAGACGCAACGCAGCAACAATTCCAGAAGCCGCGGCTGCAGTAGATTCAAACAGAATGTTTTGGAGAGGAACAGCAACGGAAGTGTATGGGTAAGGTCCTTGAATCACGGTTGTACAACATGCTGGAACAACCATTATAACCTTGTTTCCTAAAGCTTTGAAGAGTAGACGAATTGCAATAGATGGGCCGCAACCAGCACAAGCAGCATGACCCTTAAGTAAGTATTCTTCTTTAGGAAGTTCTTTTATTGTCACCATTATTCTCACTCCCTCAAATCAACCCATTCAGTTTCTTTCTCCACTTTTCCTGCGTGCATCTGTTTTAGCGATTTTTTAGCAATTTTCTTGATAGTTTCTGAAGTGACATCTCTTCCTCCTAAGCCCGCAACAAAGCCTGCAAGCAATGGTCTATCTTTTCTGTTGAAAAGAGACGCTTTAATCTCCGACGCCAGAAAGCCTTCCATTCCAAAGGATATATGGCGGTCTATTGTTGCTAACATTTTAGCTTGCTCTGCAAGCTTTGCTATTTCTTCCGTTGGGAAAGGACGAAAAACTCTAACCCTTGCAACGCCTACTTTTAAGCCTTCCTTGCGAAGACTGCCGACGGCTATTTTTGCGTCGCTTGCCATAGTGCCCATAGTAACCAATACTAAATCCGCATCATCGCATTTGTACTTCTCAATTAACCCGCCATACTCAAACCCGAAACGTTTACTGTAGTCCTTGTCGATTTTCGGAATCAACTGTTTTGCGTTCTCCATAGCTTCTTGAATCACGTAACGAAACTCCATATACCAGTCTGGTGAAACCAAATTTGCATGAGATAAAGGACGATTAACATCCAAAATCCACCCGCATTTATAGGGGGGCAGAAAATCATCAATCTTTTTTTGCTCAGGAATTTTCACGGGCATGTACGTGTGCGATAAAATAAAACCTTCTAAACAAACCATGGCAGGCAAAAAGACTCGTTCGTCTTCACAGAGTTTGTAGGCTTGAATAACCGTATCAAAAACTTCCTGATTATCAGCGCAGTAAAACTGAATCCAGCCAGTATCGCGTTGAGAAAGAGAGTCGCTGAAGTCTGGCCAAATACTCCACGGAGCACCCATAGCACGGTTAACAACAACCATCACTACAGGCAAACGAGAGCCAGCAGCCCAATGTAATGCTTCATGCATAAGAGCTAACCCATGAGCAGAAGTCGCTGTGAAAGTTCGAACTCCAGCTGCTGCCGCAGCGATACATGCTACCATGGCGCTGTGTTCAGATTCCACTCGGATATATTCGGCGTCCATCTCTCCACTTTCGACAAAATCAGCTATTTTTTCTACTACAGTTGTTTGAGGAGTTATTGGGTATGCGGCTACAACCTTTACTCTTGCCGCCTTTGCAGCGTATCCGGCGATGTGGTTTGCCGTGTCAATAATCACTTGTGCCATTTTTATTCTTCCTCCCGTTTCATTGTTATCGCTTTAACTGGACACTCGTTAGCACATATCCCACAACCTTTGCAGTAATCGTAATCTATCTTGGGTGAGTCATCTTCTTGGCGTGCAATGGCAGCGTCTGGACAGTAAATCCAGCATATGGTGCATCGAGTGCATTTGGAATAATTAACTTCAGGTCGGAATGTTCTCCAAGTTCCTGTTTTTCCCATGCTACCCACTGTAGGTTTAGATAACGGCGTAATGGGCATTTCCTTACAAGTTTTGGAAGCACTGCACATATGTTCTCACCATCCTTTTATTAAACGGTCATAAGCCAATTCTGCAGCTCGCGCATTCTTTTCTCCCGCTGCACCTGACCAAGTTTCTTTTATGGCTTTCACGACGTTTTCCAACTTAATTTCTTCAGTGGCCTTAGCGAAAGCACCTATTATTGAAGTGTTAACCACAGGCGAACCAGCAACAAGGAGGTTTAGTTCGAGAGCAATTCCGGTTGCGTCAACCGTGGCAACCTTATAATTTTTTATTCCAGTTTCTGCAGGGTTCTTTGTCGTATTTAAGATAATTATTCCATCTTTCTTCAATCCTTCAGTTACGTCCACAGTTTTGTAGATTGCGGGGTCAAGCACAATTACATAATCGGGATTGTAAACTTGGCTATGTACAAGAATTGATTCGTCGCTTATCCTTGTGAAGGCTTTGACTGGCGCACCGCGCCGCTCTGCACCAAAATAGGGAAAAGCTTGAACCCACTTACCCTCAATAAAAGCAGCGTGCGCCAACAACTCTGCTGCTGTTACGCTGCCTTGTCCTCCGCGCCCATGAATTCTGATTTCCTTAAGCACGGCTTTTTCCTTCCATTAAGAAGAGAGAAGTGCTTGTTTCAGACTTATTAGTTTAGCTTATAAAAAACACCAAAAATAACATTAAAATGATGCCGCTTGACACAAAAATTGGGGCGACTATTCGCTTTGCTCTTCGTTTAGCCCTATCTATAAGAAGACAGAGGGTTTCTAGTGCTTTTTCTCCTATAACCTTAACATTGTGGATTTCCACTTTGCGGCACGCAACTTTAACGCGTTCCAGATTAGATGTAGCAGTAACTATAGACTCTTTTATATACTCAATAAGTTTTTCGTGGTCTATAGCCTCTCCAATAGGGTGATACCCGCGTTCAACCAGCACTATTGCATTTACTAAATGTGTATCTGTTGTGAAAATTTCGCCATCGTTTATTCCTAGGGAAGAGAGAGCGGAGAGGATTTTTTCGCGTAAACTAGTGACCATGTTGTTGCCGTCAATGACTACGTAAGCAGTCTTTTGGTCGCCTACTTTGACAACAATGGCGGTGATGCCTCCTGGTCCCATGCCGTCTTTGAGGCTAAGTTCTCTAGGTTGAACGTTGGCTACGCCGACTTCGAACGGTAACTGTTTAAGGGAAACTGCTTTCTTTAAACACTCAATCGCGACAGCTTTCAATGAGCTTAAAACATCTTCTGTATCTGCATTTCCGTCAATACTGTTATGAGCGTTAACAACCGTGTAGCATGTTATTCCGCGCCTTTCTGCCTCTTGACTAACAAAATAACCCAATTCTTGAGGAAAATCTTCAGTGGTTCTAGGTGCAAGACTGAAAGAGATGAAGGCTGATTTACCGAAAATTTGGCAACACGCGGTGGCTATGCCATTACTAACTTTAACAAATGGTGTTGCTCTTGCCTCTGACCCTTCAAAGTTCACTGAGTCAATAATGTGACTGATTACTTTTTGGTTTTGAGACTGCGAAGCCAAATCAAACTCGTGCCCGAGCAATCCGTGAGGAACACATGCAACACAGTTGAGCGTATTCTCTAATGATGTCTTAAGCATTGAGGGTAAAGGACTGCTTCCAATGTTTTTGAAAGGTCCAGGATGAATAGATGGCACGGCGATTACTGCTTTAGGTTTGGCGGAATCAAATTTTATGAGAGAAACTTCCACGTTTTGTTCTTCGCCCAACTGCTCAAGAAAACTTTCAAACGGAGCATTCAAGTCTACGACCCAATTCAACAGGAAAGCCTTCAAAAGAGACAAGGAAGGAACTTTAAGCGTTTTTTTGCCCACGCGATTCAAAGGAGAAAGGAAAAGCCAACTTGAAATAATGCTTACAACAGACGCGAATACTAAAAACAAAAATAAGAGATAATCGATTTCAGTCCAAATTATCATCAGTTGAAGTACGCAAGGGATTGGTTGAAGGAAAGAGGCTGCGAGGAGTTTGCTGTAATTTTTGAATGATGTTGCGTTAAGAACTGTTAACCGAAAAATCAGCACGGCAGAAAATCCCAAAAGGCATAATCTAACCCACCAAATTGAACCAAACCAGACAGTGAGAACAGTTCCTATAAAAATGAAAAAAAGCCAAAAAACCCAACTGAAAAGTGAAAGTCCAGTGGTTCTTCTTAAATCGTAAATAGGGTCTCCTTTCAAAATTAGAGCACTTATAGCATGATCAAGAACGATGTTTGTAAGCAACAAAGAAACTCCAAGAAGTATTCCTACAATTAATCCATAAAGAGAAGGGAAAAGGATAATTGCGGAAAGTACACCACTGCTAATGCAAAGCAAGGCAAGAAGCAAAACCATCTTTCCATATGGCGGAAGCTTAAACAACGAAGAATAGTGCTTAACCGCCTTATCCATGGAAATAGTTAATGAATCGCTGCTTGCCACAGTCATCCTCTCGTTCAAATTTTCTATGAAACATTACTAGGCATATTTTAAAGTGTCGCGAAGCTCCGCATAATCACCACGGAGAGTTAAGACACTCTTAGGAATAATCATTCACAAGTTGGAACTAAAATTTTTACATAAACACTGAAAAATGGGAAATCATAAACTAAAAGGCTATCATGGCGAAACCGGTAAGTTAACATTACCTCACCAGGGGCAACGGTTTTATTTACCAAATATCTATTATAGGATTTTGCGAACCTTATGCCAGAACAAAATGTTCCCCCAACCATATTTCATATGCTTGAGAAAAATCTGGGTAAACAAATTCGCGTAATTTTAGATCCAGCATATGGTTTTGAGGGAACATTAGCAGCGATCACGCGAGAGCCCGCTGGGATATGGCTTTCCGATGCTGAAGCTATAATATTGCGTGCAACAATTGCGCAACCCATACCACAAGTTGCTGGAAGGGAAGAAAGAAGCGAAATATTCGTTCACCTTAACTCTGTTCAACGAATCGAAATTTTGCATCCGCCTTCTCGACGCTAGAATAGCACTATTTGAAAAAGACGTTTGCCAAAACACAAACAACGATTAAGGTTATCGCTAAAGCCACAAGTATCTCAGGTTTAACCTTAACCCCTTCCGTCTCTTCCTCAAAGAACCGAAGTAACCCCGCACTTGCAGCAGGCATTGGCGCTGACTCTTTCTTCTTCTTTTTCTTGCTCATCTGAGCCAACCTTTCTCAAGAGTGTAAGTAACTTTACAAGTTTCTCTATTATTAATGTTATGTTGTCTCAAAAGAGTTTTTATTTGTGATTAAAGGATACTGTGATGCAAAAGGTGTGGATGATGACGACCCCCCAAGAGGAATATAATCACGTGATTAATCTTCTACAACAGCATCATAAATGGTTCCAAGAAAGCATTCCACTCATAGCCAGCGAAAATGTTCCAAGCCCAGCCGTCCGCGAAGCCATAATGTCAGACTTTGGAAACCGCTACGCAGAAGGATGGCCTGGAGAACGCGTGTACGCCGGGTGCCGCTTTATAGACCAAGTAGAATTCAAATGTATTGAACTTATGAAAAGGCTTTTTGATGTAGAGTTTGTGGATGTCAGGCCCATTTCTGGCGTTGTAGCAAATCTGGTTGTGTACACAGCGTTTACAGAACCTGGCGACACTATTATGGCTTTGTCCATTCCGTGCGGCGGACACATCACAACAGGCAAGAAGGAGCTGGGAGGAACGGCAGGAGCTGTCCGCGGTCTAGTAGTTGAATATCTCCCGTTGGATTACAAGGAACTAAATATTGACGTTGACAAGGCAAAGGAGAGAATTCAAAAACTAGCAGCAGAAGGAAGACCACCTAAACTTGTCATGTTCGGCGCAAGTGTTTTTCCATTTCCGCATCCAATTAAGGATCTGGAAGATACAATTCGTTCAGTAGGTGGAACAGTAGCATATGACGCTGCCCACGTAGCAGGACTAATCGCGGGAAAACAATTTCAAGATCCTCTGAAAGAAGGCGCAGATGTAGTAAGCTTAAGCACCCACAAAACATTCTTTGGACCACAACATGGCGGAGTTCTTTCGTGGACCAAATACGCGGACAAGATAAAACGTGCAACATTTCCCGGAATGGTAAGCAATCACCACTTACATGCAGTTGCAGGCGTCACAATTGCATGCGCGGAAATGCTCGAATTCGGACAAGAATATGCAAGCCAAATAGTGAAAAATGCTAAGGCTTTGGCACAAGCACTTTACGAGAGAGGCTTCAATGTTTTAGCAGAGCATAAAGGTTTCACGCAGTCACATGTGATTCTAATCGACATAACAAAACAAGGAGACGGCGGCACAATTGAAGAGACTTTAGAAAAAGCGAATATCATAATTAACAGAAACTTGCTGCCATGGGACATTAAAGAAGGACGCCACTTCATGCACCCGGGCGGCATAAGATTGGGCGTATCAGAAGTTACAAGACTTGGAATGAAAGAATCTGAAATGGATGAAATAGCAGAGTTCATTAAACGCGTGATAATGGACAAGGAGCCTCTAGAAAAAGTGAAGATGGATGTTGCTGAGTTCCGACGAGACTACCAAAAAGTGCATTACTGCTTTGAAAACGCAACAGAAGCCTACAAGTACATAAAAATTCGGTAAACGCGTTCAATGTTCATGATAAAAGCGAAAATACAAGTATGGCCTATTGGTCATGGCAACCGTTTAATAGACACTTTCTTGAATTGCTGAGTGAACACCAAATTCAGGTGCTCATAGGCATTCGTAGATTTCCAACATCAAAAATTGAACATTTCAAAAAAAGAACAACTGCAAAAGTGGCTCCCGGGGCATGACATAGAATATGTTTGGATTGGCAACGAATTAGGCGGATACCGGCAGGGTGGATATAAAAAGCATATGCGAACTAAACTTTTCAAGGAAGGATTGAAAAACTCTGTGAACTTGCGGCGAAACAGCGTGTTTGCCTTATGTGTATGGAAATAAACCCAAAATATTGCCATCGCCGATTTGTCTCCGCCAATTTAGAAAGAAAAGGTACCAAGGTAATTCACATAACCGAAAAGGAACAAAAAAGTCTTACAACTTGAGCATACGCTAATTTTATCTATAATAGGTTCATCTTCTCTGTTTTAATAAATGAAACACGCGCTTTCCACACGAAACAAGGTGAAAAAATTTGCATATATCAGAGTTCCAAAAAATGATGCGCCAAATATACTTTCACAGAGATTCTGAACGTGGAATAGATGGAACGTATAATTGGCTTGTAGATGAAGTGAAAGA from Candidatus Bathyarchaeota archaeon A05DMB-5 includes:
- a CDS encoding MFS transporter — encoded protein: MNFAEKLRKEFSFFRGNYLILIISWILMDFAHELPGTYYPDYVIQLGGSATILGVIMLVSLLTLASVQFLGGYLADKYGRRWLVSSLTFGVALSFIFYAIAQSWELILVGAVIQNLCLLYQPALNALMADSLPPEKRGMGFSVLNLIMSVSTTPGPVIALFLVTAYGSIMGMRIAYTIVIFLYLAAAIVRLKLKESIKTAEKISIREALRAYPKAIKEGINVWKTVPHSTRFLFFSELIMRFSIAMTQTLFMVYAFYVLRIGGPREVDPTFQLARINWGYVMIALFICMIFLSLPVGRLIDKIGRKRPLLTANLLMIPAILLFIFGNYLTLFISMPLAGFSMLLGFSSYQTMYADLVPQSKRGKITGSANFFAYILMALGAGLGGFLYDDVSPMLPFLLTAIFAIPSTVLILFVQEPKPEERQA
- a CDS encoding GNAT family N-acetyltransferase, whose protein sequence is MEIRKLTIDNYEEIVRLWRKAGLPFKPKGRDSKEAIAAQMRANPEFFLGVFENNRLVGVAILSSDMRKGWINRLAVDPDYRNRGFAKALISESEQIFRKHGLGIFCALIEDYNTASKKLFKECGYVEHRDILYFSKRDSEEV
- a CDS encoding acetyl ornithine aminotransferase family protein, whose translation is MNYPKIVVTPPGPKARALVKKDEELISPSYVRFYPLVVESGKGCIVKDVDGNEYIDFNSGLVCLNVGHNHPKVIAAIKNQCDRFLHYSNTDFFYKEVVDLAENLSSITPGKDAKKVYFGNSGTEAIEAAIKLAKWHTRKQLFIGFISAFHGRTIGALSFTASKPTQKRYFFPLMPGVTHVPYAYCYRCPFKLNYPECHYWCVDFIDEFVLQKYVPPEDVVAIVFESIQGEGGYVVPPPEYFQRLKKLADKYGILLIDDEVQSGMGRTGKWFAIEHWNVEPDIICSAKALASGLPLGATIAKAKVMDWVGGSHASTFGGNPLSCVAANAVIEIIKEERLLENATKQGAYILKRLEELKEKSEIVGDVRGKGLMIGMEIVENKESKKPESKKASEIMMRAWKRGVAVIACGASTVRVAPPLNITRELVDSALDIIVDVVKEVEKE
- the albA gene encoding DNA-binding protein Alba, with the protein product MTEKKRKEETAQKPAKPQRNPESNDNVVFIGKKPVMNYVVACLTFFNSGAKKVTVKARGRVICRAVDTVELLRRAFLKDLQLQSINISTEEVARGEGQKSNVSAIEITVARP
- a CDS encoding pyruvate synthase subunit beta, whose product is MMVTIKELPKEEYLLKGHAACAGCGPSIAIRLLFKALGNKVIMVVPACCTTVIQGPYPYTSVAVPLQNILFESTAAAASGIVAALRLRKMEDITVVGWAGDGGTVDIGIQALSGAAERETNFIYICYDNEAYGNTGMQRSGATPYGAWTTTTPSGKRERKKDMPFIMAAHRIPYVATACPSYPIDFVEKMRKARDIKGTKYIHVLAPCPTGWRYDANRTVELGRLAVQTGLWALYEIEYGKFKLNSPSDRLIDKAKRKPVKEYLQLQGRFRNLTEEDVNRIQQWVDEDWERYRKLASNSLSDATLHGKI
- the porA gene encoding pyruvate ferredoxin oxidoreductase translates to MAQVIIDTANHIAGYAAKAARVKVVAAYPITPQTTVVEKIADFVESGEMDAEYIRVESEHSAMVACIAAAAAGVRTFTATSAHGLALMHEALHWAAGSRLPVVMVVVNRAMGAPWSIWPDFSDSLSQRDTGWIQFYCADNQEVFDTVIQAYKLCEDERVFLPAMVCLEGFILSHTYMPVKIPEQKKIDDFLPPYKCGWILDVNRPLSHANLVSPDWYMEFRYVIQEAMENAKQLIPKIDKDYSKRFGFEYGGLIEKYKCDDADLVLVTMGTMASDAKIAVGSLRKEGLKVGVARVRVFRPFPTEEIAKLAEQAKMLATIDRHISFGMEGFLASEIKASLFNRKDRPLLAGFVAGLGGRDVTSETIKKIAKKSLKQMHAGKVEKETEWVDLRE
- a CDS encoding 4Fe-4S binding protein, producing the protein MPITPLSKPTVGSMGKTGTWRTFRPEVNYSKCTRCTICWIYCPDAAIARQEDDSPKIDYDYCKGCGICANECPVKAITMKREEE
- a CDS encoding pyruvate ferredoxin oxidoreductase subunit gamma, with the translated sequence MLKEIRIHGRGGQGSVTAAELLAHAAFIEGKWVQAFPYFGAERRGAPVKAFTRISDESILVHSQVYNPDYVIVLDPAIYKTVDVTEGLKKDGIIILNTTKNPAETGIKNYKVATVDATGIALELNLLVAGSPVVNTSIIGAFAKATEEIKLENVVKAIKETWSGAAGEKNARAAELAYDRLIKGW
- a CDS encoding DUF2070 family protein, coding for MNERMTVASSDSLTISMDKAVKHYSSLFKLPPYGKMVLLLALLCISSGVLSAIILFPSLYGLIVGILLGVSLLLTNIVLDHAISALILKGDPIYDLRRTTGLSLFSWVFWLFFIFIGTVLTVWFGSIWWVRLCLLGFSAVLIFRLTVLNATSFKNYSKLLAASFLQPIPCVLQLMIIWTEIDYLLFLFLVFASVVSIISSWLFLSPLNRVGKKTLKVPSLSLLKAFLLNWVVDLNAPFESFLEQLGEEQNVEVSLIKFDSAKPKAVIAVPSIHPGPFKNIGSSPLPSMLKTSLENTLNCVACVPHGLLGHEFDLASQSQNQKVISHIIDSVNFEGSEARATPFVKVSNGIATACCQIFGKSAFISFSLAPRTTEDFPQELGYFVSQEAERRGITCYTVVNAHNSIDGNADTEDVLSSLKAVAIECLKKAVSLKQLPFEVGVANVQPRELSLKDGMGPGGITAIVVKVGDQKTAYVVIDGNNMVTSLREKILSALSSLGINDGEIFTTDTHLVNAIVLVERGYHPIGEAIDHEKLIEYIKESIVTATSNLERVKVACRKVEIHNVKVIGEKALETLCLLIDRAKRRAKRIVAPIFVSSGIILMLFLVFFIS
- a CDS encoding preprotein translocase subunit Sec61beta, which translates into the protein MSKKKKKKESAPMPAASAGLLRFFEEETEGVKVKPEILVALAITLIVVCVLANVFFK
- a CDS encoding serine hydroxymethyltransferase, which gives rise to MMTTPQEEYNHVINLLQQHHKWFQESIPLIASENVPSPAVREAIMSDFGNRYAEGWPGERVYAGCRFIDQVEFKCIELMKRLFDVEFVDVRPISGVVANLVVYTAFTEPGDTIMALSIPCGGHITTGKKELGGTAGAVRGLVVEYLPLDYKELNIDVDKAKERIQKLAAEGRPPKLVMFGASVFPFPHPIKDLEDTIRSVGGTVAYDAAHVAGLIAGKQFQDPLKEGADVVSLSTHKTFFGPQHGGVLSWTKYADKIKRATFPGMVSNHHLHAVAGVTIACAEMLEFGQEYASQIVKNAKALAQALYERGFNVLAEHKGFTQSHVILIDITKQGDGGTIEETLEKANIIINRNLLPWDIKEGRHFMHPGGIRLGVSEVTRLGMKESEMDEIAEFIKRVIMDKEPLEKVKMDVAEFRRDYQKVHYCFENATEAYKYIKIR
- a CDS encoding DUF488 family protein → MEKLCELAAKQRVCLMCMEINPKYCHRRFVSANLERKGTKVIHITEKEQKSLTT